From Cheilinus undulatus linkage group 17, ASM1832078v1, whole genome shotgun sequence, one genomic window encodes:
- the gnsb gene encoding glucosamine (N-acetyl)-6-sulfatase (Sanfilippo disease IIID), b, which yields MAGLRSGARATETRQRAAVLALLTLLTCSVRCAETARGKPSNIILILADDQDVELGGMNPMKKTKALIGDAGATFVNAFTVTPLCCPSRSSILTGQYPHNHEVRNNSLSGNCSSPQWQKGPESEAFPLYLNKQKYQTFFAGKYLNQYGRKEGGDVSHVPPGWDQWHALVGNSQYYNYSLSVNGKEEKHGDSYEKDYLTDLITNRSLHFLDDRSPQHPFFLMLSPPAPHSPWTAAPKYQKEFKDVKAPRDGSFDKPGKDKHWLLRQPVNPMPNSSLNFLDDAFRKRWQTLLSVDDMVETLVKKLDSMKELDNTYIFYTSDNGYHTGQFSLPIDKRQLYEFDIRIPLMVRGPGIKPNQTLKAPVLNIDLAPTILDISGLNLSTVNVDGQSFLPQMAPSLRNGTARPFFLVEYTGEGHPEPDPSCPKLGPGLSECFPDCVCEDAYNNTYACVRTLDKDQNLQYCEFADSESFVEVYNLTSDPHQLENIVKKVDPAVLQAMNQRLIKLQSCEGDSCRNVK from the exons ATGGCAGGTCTGAGGAGCGGAGCACGAGCGACAGAAACCCGGCAGAGAGCGGCTGTCCTCGCGCTCCTCACGCTGCTCACCTGCAGCGTCAGGTGTGCGGAAACAGCGCGAGGTAAACCGAGCaacatcatcctcatcctcgcCGACGACCAGGATGTTGAACTGGGGGGGATG AACCcgatgaagaaaacaaaagctttGATAGGAGATGCTGGAGCGACGTTTGTCAACGCT TTCACAGTCACGCCGCTGTGCTGCCCGAGCAGGAGCAGCATTTTGACCGGTCAGTACCCCCACAACCACGAGGTGAGGAACAACTCGCTGTCTGGGAACTGCTCCAGTCCTCAGTGGCAGAAAGGGCCAGAGTCCGAGGCCTTCCCCCTCTACCTCAACAAACAGAAATACCAGACATTCTTCGCTGGGAAGTATCTGAACCAG TACGGGAGGAAAGAAGGAGGAGATGTCAGCCATGTTCCTCCTGGCTGGGATCAGTGGCATGCATTA GTGGGGAACTCGCAGTACTACAACTACTCTCTGTCGGTGAACGGTAAAGAGGAGAAGCATGGAGACAGTTATGAGAAGGACTACCTCACCGACCTCATT ACGAACCGCTCCCTTCACTTCCTGGACGACAGAAGTCCTCAGCACCCGTTCTTCCTCATGCTGTCTCCTCCGGCCCCTCACTCCCCGTGGACCGCAGCGCCGAAGTACCAGAAGGAGTTTAAAGACGTTAAAGCGCCGCGAGACGGGAGCTTTGACAAACCAGGGAAG GACAAACACTGGCTGCTGCGTCAGCCCGTCAACCCCATGCCCAATAGCTCGCTCAACTTCCTAGACGATGCGTTCAGGAAAAG GTGGCAGACTCTGCTCTCTGTGGATGACATGGTGGAGACGCTGGTGAAGAAACTGGACAGTATGAAGGAGCTGGACAACACCTACATCTTCTACACCTCAGATAATGGATACCACACAG GTCAGTTCTCTCTGCCCATTGATAAACGGCAGCTGTACGAGTTCGACATCAGAATCCCGCTCATGGTCCGAGGTCCGGGCATCAAACCGAACCAGACGCTGAAG GCTCCGGTGCTAAACATCGACTTGGCTCCCACCATCCTGGACATCTCTGGTCTGAACCTGTCGACTGTGAACGTGGACGGCCAGTCCTTTCTCCCACAGATG GCTCCATCTCTGCGTAACGGCACTGCTCGTCCATTTTTCCTCGTTGAGTATACTGGAGAGGGACATCCAGAACCTGATCCGTCTTGTCCCAAACTGGGTCCTGGTCTGTCT GAATGTTTCCCTGACTGTGTCTGTGAGGACGCCTACAACAACACTTACGCCTGTGTGCGGACGCTGGACAAAGACCAGAACCTGCAGTACTGTGAGTTTGCAGACAGCGAG TCGTTCGTAGAAGTTTACAACCTGACGTCAGACCCCCACCAGCTGGAGAACATCGTGAAGAAGGTGGACCCGGCCGTCCTGCAGGCCATGAACCAGCGGCTCATCAAGCTGCAGTCGTGTGAAGGCGACAGCTGCAGGAACGTCAAGTAA
- the polm gene encoding DNA-directed DNA/RNA polymerase mu — protein sequence MVPLKRRKLVSSHTGSTGTEVKFPRVVLFLLERKMGASRRSFLSQLGRKKGFQVEEKFSENVTHVISENNSGSEVRAWLDSQPGSPTPSPHLLDISWFTESMRAGLPVQILETHKLQEQQSPEEDVVLFSVPSYACQRRTTLENHNAVLTDALSLLAENSELSGDEGRGVAFRRAAAVLKSLPEAVTSMTQLRGLPCLGDHSLRVIKDILENGASSEVESTKQCERYTALKVLTGIFGVGSKTADRWIRDGIHNLQQLQDSGQTLNRAQQAGLEHYNDLKQPVTRAEADVIAEIVERTVVSVLPGAQMTLIGGFRRGKQSGHDVDFLITHPEEGREVGLMPKIVSCLEEQGFLLYQKTTRNSYLESKDGPGRPSSNMDRFERCLSIFKLIKDEKRGNKTSETLTENGVQTLIGDLQSHSHALSQRHSGEQSHKTSDKDEDEGEEQLKPSRHKPWRAVRVDLVVSPISQYAFALLGWTGSKLFERELRRWAGHEKSMSLSSHALYDNKQKRYLRATSEEEIFAHLGLEFIPPSERNA from the exons ATGGTGCCATTAAAGAGAAGGAAACTGGTCTCCTCTCATACTGGGAGCACTGGGACTGAGGTCAAGTTCCCTCGcgttgttttgtttctgttggaGAGAAAAATGGGAGCAAGCCGGAGAAGTTTTCTGTCTCAGCTCGGCAGAAAGAAAGGATTCCAAGTGGAGGAGAAGTTCAG tgaAAACGTCACTCATGTCATATCAGAGAATAACTCGGGTTCTGAGGTCAGGGCGTGGCTCGACTCACAGCCCGGCTCTCCAACACCTTCACCTCACCTGCTCGACATCAGCTGGTTCACAGAGAGCATGAGGGCGGGACTTCCTGTTCAAATACTCGAGACACATAAACTTCAG GAGCAGCAGAGTCCCGAGGAAGACGTGGTCTTGTTCTCCGTCCCGAGCTACGCCTGTCAGAGGAGAACAACTCTGGAGAACCACAACGCCGTCCTCACA GACGCTCTGTCTCTCCTGGCTGAAAACTCTGAGCTCAGCGGGGACGAAGGACGAGGTGTTGCGTTTCGCCGAGCCGCCGCCGTGCTGAAGTCTCTCCCTGAAGCGGTGACAAGCATGACGCAGCTCAGAGGGCTTCCCTGTCTGGGAGATCACTCACTCAGAGTCATTAAA GATATTCTGGAGAACGGAGCTTCAAGTGAGGTTGAATCCACAAAGCAGTGTGAGCGGTACACTGCCCTGAAG gtttTAACAGGAATCTTTGGCGTCGGATCAAAAACAGCAGACCGGTGGATCAGAGACGGGATACACAACCTTCAGCAGTTACAGGACTCAGGGCAAACTCTGAATCGAGCTCAGCAGGCAG gtCTGGAGCACTACAACGACCTGAAACAGCCGGTCACGAGAGCAGAGGCAGACGTCATCGCAGAGATCGTGGAGAGGACGGTTGTTTCTGTTTTACCAGGCGCTCAGATGACTCTGATTGGAGGATTCAGGAG AGGAAAGCAGAGCGGTCATGATGTTGATTTCCTGATAACTCACCCAGAGGAGGGCAGAGAGGTGGGACTGATGCCTAAAATTGTCTCCTGCTTGGAAGAACAG GGGTTCCTGTTGTACCAGAAAACCACCAGAAACTCTTACCTGGAGTCTAAAGATGGTCCTGGCCGGCCGTCCTCCAACATGGACCGCTTTGAGAGATGTTTGTCCATCTTTAAACTGATCAAGGACGAGAAACGAGGGaataaaacatcagaaacactGACTGAAAACGGCGTACAGACTCTTATTGGAGATCTCCAATCACATTCACACGCTTTGAGCCAGAGACACTCCGGAGAGCAAAGTCATAAGACGTCTGATAAGGATGAAGATGAAGGAGAGGAGCAGCTGAAACCTTCCCGACACAAACCATGGCGAGCAGTGAGAGTGGACCTGGTGGTGTCTCCGATCAGTCAGTATGCTTTTGCTTTGCTGGGATGGACCGGCTCGAAG TTGTTTGAGAGAGAGCTGCGACGGTGGGCGGGACATGAGAAGTCAATGTCTCTGAGCAGCCACGCCCTGTACGACAACAAACAG AAGCGATATTTAAGAGCAACATCAGAGGAAGAGATATTCGCTCATCTTGGTCTGGAGTTCATTCCTCCGTCTGAGAGAAACGCCTGA